In Labeo rohita strain BAU-BD-2019 chromosome 16, IGBB_LRoh.1.0, whole genome shotgun sequence, one DNA window encodes the following:
- the tstd3 gene encoding thiosulfate sulfurtransferase/rhodanese-like domain-containing protein 3 translates to MALNVCSRLTRSIVGVLAGRSVIPVTRQLTTTSCRIHLRCLQHIRFIRCDGTSLRNFSSSSQPSVEVTYEQLKKLLLSETTVVIDVREPWELREYGNIPGSINVPLGQLNGALQLTPDEFKEKYGGAMPSQSQTVVFTCLAGVRSKKGMETAVSLGYTKAQHFSGGWQKWAERELIQTKE, encoded by the exons ATGGCGTTAAATGTCTGTTCACGGCTGACGAGGAGTATTGTCGGCGTTTTAGCCGGCAGAAGTGTCATTCCTGTTACAAGACAACTAACAACTACTTCTTGCAGGATACATTTGCGTTGCTTACAGC ACATCCGCTTTATTCGTTGTGATGGTACTTCATTACGAAATTTCAGCTCTTCAAGTCAGCCTTCAGTAGAAGTGACCTACGAACAGCTGAAGAAACTGCTGCTCTCCGAAACTACGGTGGTTATAGACGTCCGTGAGCCGTGGGAACTCAGGGAATACGGGAATATACCGGGGTCAATTAACGTGCCCT TGGGACAATTGAATGGAGCTCTCCAGCTCACGCCTGATGAATTCAAGGAGAAATACGGAGGAGCCATGCCATCACAATCCCAAACCGTAGTGTTCACCTGCTTAGCTGGTGTAAGAAGCAAAAAAGGCATGGAAACTGCAGTGTCTTTAGGATACACCAA GGCTCAGCATTTTTCAGGCGGATGGCAAAAATGGGCAGAACGTGAACTAATACAAACCAAAGAGTAA